Proteins encoded together in one Bacteroides ovatus window:
- a CDS encoding sensor histidine kinase encodes MIAKAIKKDKYILSTVIISLAVAVLIHFPESVSLFDRFESHSLFPGMKFIDVANEILFTFLSLLLLFAINTRLFHFNQASIKITGTKILLSFIVTWILSNLSGQFFVFLHRTFDIPAIDAMVHHYLHPLRDFIVACLVTSSCCILHLIFKQQLVLIENEQLQAENLRNQYEVLKNQLNPHMLFNSLNTLRSLVRENQDKAQDYIQELSRVLRYTLQSNESQCVSLREEMEFVSAYIFLLKMRFENNLQFDIQISNAYEEYLLPPMAVQVLIENAVKHNEISNRKPLTIHITTDDNGNLSISNDIQPKWTATSGTGIGLANLAKRYRLLFKRDIQITEDREFTVCIPLIEKSQLEQ; translated from the coding sequence ATGATAGCCAAAGCAATAAAAAAAGATAAGTATATACTTTCCACAGTCATCATCTCCTTAGCGGTTGCCGTACTGATTCATTTTCCTGAATCAGTATCTCTTTTCGACCGTTTCGAAAGTCATTCCTTATTCCCGGGGATGAAGTTTATAGATGTGGCAAACGAAATACTGTTTACCTTTCTGTCACTATTGTTACTTTTTGCCATCAATACCCGTTTGTTTCATTTCAATCAGGCTTCCATTAAAATTACAGGGACAAAGATTTTGCTTTCCTTTATCGTGACATGGATATTGAGTAACTTGTCAGGACAGTTTTTTGTTTTCCTTCACAGAACGTTTGATATTCCGGCCATCGATGCCATGGTACATCATTATTTGCATCCATTGCGGGATTTTATTGTGGCATGTCTCGTCACCAGTAGTTGCTGCATCCTTCATCTTATATTCAAGCAGCAACTGGTACTTATCGAGAACGAACAGCTTCAGGCAGAGAATCTCCGCAATCAGTATGAAGTACTGAAGAATCAGCTGAACCCACACATGCTGTTCAACTCGCTGAATACCCTGCGTTCGCTGGTACGCGAAAATCAGGATAAAGCGCAGGATTACATTCAGGAACTCTCCCGGGTACTAAGGTATACTTTGCAAAGTAATGAGTCACAATGTGTCAGTCTCCGGGAAGAAATGGAATTTGTTTCCGCTTATATATTTCTATTAAAGATGCGTTTTGAGAACAATCTACAATTCGACATACAGATAAGCAATGCCTACGAAGAATATCTCCTCCCTCCAATGGCGGTGCAAGTGTTGATTGAGAATGCAGTAAAGCACAACGAAATCAGCAACCGGAAGCCGTTGACCATTCATATCACGACGGACGATAACGGCAATTTGTCTATCAGCAACGACATTCAGCCCAAATGGACTGCAACTTCCGGAACCGGTATCGGACTTGCCAACCTTGCCAAACG
- a CDS encoding efflux RND transporter periplasmic adaptor subunit, translated as MKKIVYPILLLVLTACKGNQQTTNNESAAIPVAETIADTIAQPEVDAITSATSKPNQVSFNGRIVLPPQRQATIALTMGGIVKKASLLPGQWVAANSVIATLENPEFITLQQTYLDSHAQTEYLLAEYERQKNLSAEQAASQKKFQQSKADFLSMKSRQDAAAAQLSLLGVQTEALLKNGIQPLLEVKAPISGYAANVAMNIGKYINPGEALCELIDKSSPMLCLTTYEKDLADIQVGSPVQFRVNGMGTQTFHGIVISIGQKVDETNRSLEVYASIKEENVQFRPGMYVTAHIQKQ; from the coding sequence ATGAAAAAGATAGTTTATCCCATCCTTTTACTAGTTCTAACGGCTTGCAAAGGAAACCAGCAAACTACAAATAACGAATCCGCCGCAATTCCCGTTGCCGAAACGATAGCAGATACCATCGCACAACCCGAAGTGGATGCCATCACTTCAGCTACCTCAAAGCCTAATCAGGTTTCGTTCAACGGACGAATCGTTCTTCCTCCTCAACGTCAGGCAACCATTGCTTTAACCATGGGAGGCATTGTAAAAAAGGCTTCTCTGCTTCCAGGGCAATGGGTGGCTGCAAACAGTGTAATCGCCACGTTAGAGAATCCGGAGTTCATCACCCTGCAACAAACTTATCTGGATAGTCACGCACAGACCGAATATCTCTTAGCTGAATACGAACGTCAAAAAAATCTGTCTGCCGAACAAGCAGCTTCTCAAAAGAAATTCCAGCAAAGTAAAGCGGACTTTCTCTCCATGAAGAGTCGCCAGGACGCCGCTGCTGCACAACTTTCTCTTTTAGGCGTCCAAACGGAGGCATTACTTAAGAACGGAATACAACCGCTACTGGAAGTCAAAGCCCCCATTAGTGGTTATGCCGCTAATGTAGCGATGAATATCGGCAAATATATCAATCCGGGAGAAGCACTTTGCGAACTTATCGATAAAAGCAGCCCGATGCTTTGCCTGACTACTTACGAGAAAGATCTTGCAGACATACAAGTCGGCAGCCCGGTACAGTTTCGGGTAAACGGAATGGGGACACAAACCTTTCACGGCATCGTGATTTCCATCGGACAAAAAGTGGACGAAACCAATCGTTCGCTCGAGGTATATGCTTCCATCAAGGAGGAAAATGTGCAATTCCGCCCCGGTATGTATGTCACGGCACACATTCAGAAACAATAA